The Candidatus Marinimicrobia bacterium CG08_land_8_20_14_0_20_45_22 DNA segment CAACCCATAATCCCGTTGATCGAAATGCATTCGGCTGTAAAAAATCTTGTTGGTTGGTTTGAGGCATTTCGCTCGCAATTCATGACTGTTATTTTAAGAAATTCAACCTTGTTTGACAATATAAAATTCAGACGAAAACTAGAACTTTCTTCCTCAATTTTTAAAATTTGCTATGCCCGCGTGATTTGACACACATCCCGAAGTTTCGGAATTCTATTTGGCTTACTGAATTTTCCATTCATGTTTGACGAAAATTAATCCGCCATTTCCGGTGCCGACTTGCCGGCTGAGAGGACTTGAATCATTCGGAATAATGGTAACAGAAGAAGCGTACCGCACATAATCGACTGTATCGTTTGATTCGGTCATCCATAAATCGATAAAATAAACGCCTTCCCTCAACGGTGTTTCCGGAATTTGACAGCAAATCTCGATATCTTTATTGAGAACTGGAATTCCTATTGCCGAATCGGCTGTATTCATACCGAAAAGAGTCCGTCCGGTTTGATCTTTCAGAAGTATGGCAATTTGCGGGTTCACAACTGACTTCACGGATTTCACCCGAATAAAAATATCCATTGATTTCCCAGATTGAACGATATTGCCGAGATGACGCGAATTCGACCGAATCTCGAGGCTGGTGAATCGCGCCTTGCCGGTTCCGGAGCGTGTGGATTCCGCCAGATCGAAAGCGGAGTGATCGCCGGACGAAACTTGCGTCCGGTAGTAAAAATCAATCGCTTCGTTTGGCTTTCCGTCGAAGACGATCATTCCCTTTTCAAAGACAATACAACGACTGCATAACCGCTCGATTGCTGGCAGGTTATGACTGACGAATAAAATGGTTCGACCGCTCCGGGCAATCGACTCCATTTTATCGAGGCATTTTCGCTGAAATGACGCATCACCGACCGCCAATACTTCATCGATCAACATGATCTCGGAATCGAGATGAGCCGCGATGGCAAACGCCAGTCTCACTGACATACCGCTGGAATATTTTTTCACTGGTGTATTCAGAAATTGTCCGATTTCTGAAAATTCCACGATTTCCTGAAATTTTTCCCGAATGGCGTGACGACTCATTCCCAGAATTGCGGCGTTGAGATAAATATTTTCACGACCCGTCAAATCCGGATGAAAGCCCGTCCCCACCTCCAGCAGGGACGACGCGGAACCATTCAGAATCGCTTTTCCTTCCGTCGGTTGGGTGACGCGGGAAAGGATTTTCAGCAGAGTACTTTTGCCAGCGCCGTTTCTGCCGATGATTCCAAGCGTCTCGCCCGATCGAACGGACAGATCGACATCCTTCAATGCCCAGATGAATCCGTCATTTTTCCCCGTATTTGAATTGATGGAGCGAAACGGGCGCGATATCCAATCCGAGAGGGCTTCCCGAAGTTGATCGAACCGCTCTGTATCGCCAAGCGGATATCTTTTCCCCAACCGCAATATTTGAATCGCGTCGTTCGGCATCTTCATATCCGATCCGCAAACTGCGTTTCAACGCGATTAAAATAGAGAACGCCGACTGGCAGAAGTATGCAAATCGCACCCAACGAGGACCCGAGAGCGTTCCAGTCAGGCGGCAAATTCAAAATAGCGGCACGAAATCCGTTGACAATTCCCGTCATGGGATTCAAGTTGAACAGCCACTGATGTCGCTCTCCAACAATCGACGCGGGATAAATGACGGGCGTCAGAAACATCCAGATCTGAATACCGAACGGGACGATGTGACGGAAATCGCGGTATGTTGCAGACAATCCGGCGATGAACGAGCCGATGCCCGTCAATAATAAAATTTCTGCCACGATCAGCGGCAATAAAGCCAACAGATTCCACGTAATCGCGACGCCGGAAAACCACATGAGTCCGAACAGAACAACCAGCGCCGCGAGAAAATCGAACCAGGCAGTACCAACTGCGCTCAACGGAATCAACAGGCGCGGAAACCAGACTTTCCGGATGAGTCCGGCATGATTCATCACGGCATGATTGCACAGCGTCATCGCCGAAGAAAAAAAAGTCCAGGGAAGCAGTGCGGAATAAACGAAAATCGGATAAGGAATATTTTGCGAGGGAACTTTCATCAATCTGCCGAAGAGAATCGAAAAGATAATCATTTGGATCAGCGGCTGAAGGAGCGCCCAGCCGATACCGAGTACAGTTTGTTTGTACCGTACTTTGATCTCTTTCCAGATAAAGAAGAACAGCAATTCCCAATGGCGCAAAATCTCACCAAGATTCAGGCGCATGATGCCTTTCTCTGGCCGGATAACAGTCTGGGTTTCGGTCATTCTCTTAACAAACCGGTCGGCTGGGGTAAACAAACATTTCATTAATCAATAAAGTGTGAAGCGAATCGAAATCGAGGTTGTTTTCCAACTCGTAGCAATAACAGTTACGACAAAGATTCGCCAGAAACTCGAAATTACTCCGGGTGGATTCTGGATTTGAATTCAGGAAAGCCAGTGAAAACAGGCGCTGAAATGCATCGATTGGTTTCAGACGGTTGATATGATTTTCTGAACCCTTTCGGATAAGACAGAGAGAATGAACTTTCCCAAATTCCCGCATTTTATCAGAAAAAAGCGTGGACAAATTGATCGTTCGCTTGTTCGGAAAAGCATCCGTCTCGCCAAGAATATCGGCAAATTTCTGCCAAGTTTTATAGGATATTTTTGCTTTTTCAGGACCGCCGACTGCGTAATAATCCACTTTTTCAAAAAGAAAAGCCTCGTCATCGCTAATAAGATTCCATCCTTTTTTCATGAGTCCCAGCGAAATCGTCGTCTTTCCGAAACCGGATTTTCCCGCAAATAGAACGGACTTTCCCTCATATTCCAGACAGGCGGCGTGAATAAAATACAGTCCATACTCTTTGAGAAATTCCGCCAAAGGAATTGTTAAAATCCAGTTTCCAAGCGCGGCGCCACAGGAAAGTGTACTGCGACCAATCACGGCAAAGACGCTTCGTTTCGCATAATCAATATCGATGTTGATCGCGCCGCTTAGATATTTTAAATGAAGCAAGTTGGCTTCGAAATCATAAGCATAGGAAAAATCGCCGGTCGGTTTGCATATCTCCCGATCGTCGTCTTCGACGAGAATGTAAAAGTGGAATTCCGACCGAATAAAGTCGTTTTTGTTTTGGGGACGATAGATAAAATCGTCGGTGAGAATATCCAGCAGACTCGCGTCGTTCGCGTGAAGATGAATAATAAAGTGCAAAAGATTAAGTTGCCGCGAATACGGATACATGATCGGTTCTCAGACGTTAAGAATTAATTTTTCTTCGGACAGTGTAGAGATGAAGGCGCGATAATCCTTGCTCGCCTGTTCGGAAGTCGTATCAAAAGCATCCGCGACCAGATGAATGATCTCGTCGTCATTCCGATTGCCGTCTAGATTCGACCAGATGTAACTCCCCACCACATTGAGCCGAAAATAAAAACCCGTCTGGACGTTCAACAGCAGGCTTTCGTCGTCAAACATTTTCCACTCGATTTCATCGGCGCGTTTATGAGCGCTCATTTTTCGTTCTCCCATTTTTTACCAGTTTATCATCTCAAGGATCGTCTTTTTCCGTAATTTAAAATAATTCCGCCAGTTCATTGCTAAATCTTTTTGGCAATAAAAATCGCGGATGACTTCCCGGGGAGGCAACAATTGCCGAAACAGATAACGCGCTTTTTCCCAAAACCCTCTCAGATAAACCATCGGCAAAATGATCCGCGCTTTTGACGGAGAGTACGGCGGAACGCCTCTCAAAATAGAATCGGCGTTGATCTTGCTGGAGTCAATCGGGTTGTATTTTTTCAAATACGGCGATGACGCGGAAACCGGAAGCCGTCCATATATTTCAACGC contains these protein-coding regions:
- a CDS encoding phosphate ABC transporter permease, encoding MKCLFTPADRFVKRMTETQTVIRPEKGIMRLNLGEILRHWELLFFFIWKEIKVRYKQTVLGIGWALLQPLIQMIIFSILFGRLMKVPSQNIPYPIFVYSALLPWTFFSSAMTLCNHAVMNHAGLIRKVWFPRLLIPLSAVGTAWFDFLAALVVLFGLMWFSGVAITWNLLALLPLIVAEILLLTGIGSFIAGLSATYRDFRHIVPFGIQIWMFLTPVIYPASIVGERHQWLFNLNPMTGIVNGFRAAILNLPPDWNALGSSLGAICILLPVGVLYFNRVETQFADRI